The following are encoded in a window of Phytoactinopolyspora mesophila genomic DNA:
- the infB gene encoding translation initiation factor IF-2 produces MAKVRVHELAKELGVSSKEVLGKLSALGEYVKSASSTVEAPVVRKLRESFDSQPAAGNKAAGKSSGASPAKKAESASAAPTPADAAPTPVAKPAAEPEVKQESAAAEAAAPVAEPPAEAGTPDTAERPAGPRPGPRPGPAPKPGPAARPTPAPGKERPKSKPDSPAGKPSGSAGTSGPKPGPAAPRQTGPRPGNNPFGGESTGMGQRPGPQRPQSGPRPGNNPYTSGGSTGMQQRPSGRRDSGGSGGSGGSGGPGPGGPRPGPGSGGPRPNPGMMPTRPTRTPGGGGGGGGRPGGGGGGGGRPGGGGGGGGRPGGGGGGGGRPGGGGGGAPGAGRPGGGFGGGGGRPGGGPGGPGGRPGPGGRGRGGTAGAFGRPGGKPARSRKSKRQKRQELDNMQAPTIGGVRLPRGNGQVIRLPRGASLADFAERIDVDPAQLVQVLFGLGEMVTATQSVDEDTFQLLGGELGFDIQLVSPEDEDRELLESFDIDFADEGDDSVHTPRPPVVTVMGHVDHGKTKLLDAIRNANVVSGESGGITQHIGAYQAHVQHDDVDRAITFIDTPGHEAFTAMRARGAQVTDIAILVVAADDGVMPQTIEALNHAQAANVPIVVAVNKVDKEGANPDKIRQQLTEYNLVAEEYGGETMFVNISALKREGIDKLLEAVLLTADAALELQANPEMAARGVAIEGHLDKGRGPVATVLVQRGTLRPGDAIVTGQSYGRVRAMLDEYGQQVEEAGPSRPVLVLGLTAVPGAGDKFLVADDDRTARQIAEKREAMERNAALAKARKRVTLESFLAESKVQTLNLILKGDVSGSVEALEDAMSKIDVGDEVNLRIIHRGVGAITANDVNLASIDEGIIIGFNVRPQNRMVEDLADREGVDIRYYSVIYSAIEEIEAALKGMLRPEYEESQLGTAEIREVFRSSRVGSIAGCMVTSGIMRRNASARLIRDGVVVAEKLSIDSLRRVKDDVTEVRDGFECGISLGSYNDIHVGDVIETFEMKEKPRG; encoded by the coding sequence GTGGCAAAGGTCCGGGTACACGAGCTTGCCAAGGAGCTCGGCGTTTCGAGTAAAGAAGTCCTCGGTAAGCTGAGCGCCCTCGGCGAATACGTCAAGTCGGCATCCTCGACGGTTGAGGCACCGGTTGTACGTAAGCTGAGAGAGTCGTTCGACAGTCAGCCGGCGGCCGGAAACAAGGCGGCCGGCAAATCTAGTGGGGCCAGTCCCGCGAAGAAGGCGGAGAGCGCTTCGGCGGCTCCCACGCCCGCGGACGCGGCACCCACCCCGGTTGCCAAACCGGCGGCTGAGCCAGAGGTCAAACAAGAATCGGCAGCCGCAGAAGCGGCGGCCCCAGTGGCAGAGCCCCCAGCCGAGGCCGGTACGCCGGACACTGCTGAGCGGCCGGCTGGGCCGAGGCCCGGGCCGCGGCCTGGTCCCGCCCCGAAGCCGGGCCCGGCAGCCCGTCCGACGCCCGCTCCCGGCAAGGAACGTCCGAAGAGCAAGCCGGATTCCCCGGCGGGCAAGCCAAGCGGCTCGGCCGGCACCAGCGGTCCGAAACCAGGCCCGGCGGCGCCCCGGCAGACCGGGCCACGTCCTGGCAACAACCCGTTCGGTGGCGAGAGCACCGGCATGGGACAGCGTCCGGGCCCCCAGCGTCCCCAGTCCGGCCCGCGTCCCGGGAACAACCCCTACACATCGGGTGGCTCCACCGGAATGCAGCAGCGGCCCAGCGGGCGCCGAGACAGCGGCGGCTCGGGTGGCTCCGGCGGCTCCGGTGGTCCTGGCCCCGGCGGCCCCCGTCCGGGTCCTGGCAGTGGGGGACCCCGTCCTAACCCGGGCATGATGCCCACCCGGCCTACCCGCACGCCCGGTGGTGGCGGCGGCGGTGGCGGTCGTCCCGGTGGTGGCGGCGGCGGTGGCGGTCGTCCCGGTGGCGGTGGCGGCGGTGGCGGTCGTCCCGGTGGCGGTGGCGGCGGTGGCGGTCGTCCCGGTGGCGGCGGCGGCGGTGCTCCCGGCGCGGGTCGTCCTGGTGGCGGTTTCGGTGGCGGCGGTGGTCGTCCCGGTGGCGGCCCAGGCGGTCCCGGAGGACGTCCAGGCCCCGGCGGTCGTGGCCGCGGCGGTACGGCTGGTGCGTTCGGCCGTCCGGGTGGCAAGCCCGCCAGGAGCCGGAAGAGCAAGCGCCAGAAGCGTCAAGAACTCGACAACATGCAGGCGCCCACCATCGGTGGTGTGCGGCTGCCCCGCGGAAACGGCCAGGTCATCCGGCTACCCCGTGGCGCGTCGCTGGCGGACTTCGCCGAGCGGATCGACGTCGATCCCGCGCAGCTCGTCCAGGTGCTCTTCGGCCTCGGTGAGATGGTCACGGCGACCCAGTCCGTCGACGAGGACACCTTCCAGCTTCTCGGTGGCGAGCTCGGTTTCGACATCCAGCTGGTCTCGCCTGAGGACGAGGACCGCGAGCTGCTCGAGTCGTTCGACATCGACTTCGCCGACGAAGGCGACGACAGCGTCCACACACCACGGCCGCCGGTTGTCACCGTCATGGGTCACGTCGACCACGGAAAGACGAAGCTGCTCGACGCGATCCGCAACGCCAACGTCGTCAGCGGCGAGTCCGGTGGTATCACCCAGCACATCGGTGCCTACCAGGCACACGTCCAACACGACGACGTCGACCGGGCCATCACGTTCATCGACACCCCGGGTCACGAGGCCTTCACCGCCATGCGTGCCCGCGGTGCTCAGGTGACCGACATCGCCATCCTCGTGGTGGCTGCCGACGACGGCGTCATGCCGCAAACCATCGAGGCGCTCAACCACGCTCAAGCGGCCAACGTCCCGATCGTGGTCGCGGTCAACAAGGTCGACAAGGAAGGCGCCAACCCGGACAAGATCCGGCAGCAGCTGACCGAGTACAACCTCGTGGCCGAGGAGTACGGCGGCGAGACCATGTTCGTCAACATCTCGGCGCTGAAGCGCGAGGGCATCGACAAGCTGCTCGAAGCCGTCCTGCTGACCGCGGATGCCGCGCTCGAGCTCCAGGCCAATCCCGAGATGGCCGCACGCGGTGTGGCTATTGAAGGACACCTGGACAAGGGTCGGGGCCCGGTTGCCACCGTTTTGGTGCAGCGCGGCACGCTAAGGCCCGGTGACGCCATCGTCACCGGTCAGTCGTACGGCCGGGTGCGCGCCATGCTGGACGAGTACGGCCAGCAGGTCGAGGAAGCCGGTCCGTCGCGTCCGGTGCTGGTCCTCGGTCTGACGGCGGTGCCAGGCGCAGGAGACAAGTTCCTGGTCGCCGACGACGATCGCACGGCCCGCCAGATCGCTGAGAAGCGTGAAGCCATGGAACGCAACGCCGCGCTGGCGAAGGCACGCAAGCGCGTCACGTTGGAGAGCTTCCTGGCTGAGAGCAAGGTCCAGACACTCAACCTGATCCTGAAGGGTGATGTGTCCGGTTCGGTCGAGGCGCTCGAGGACGCGATGTCCAAGATCGATGTCGGCGACGAGGTCAACCTCCGGATCATCCACCGGGGGGTTGGTGCGATCACGGCCAACGACGTCAACCTCGCCTCTATCGACGAGGGCATCATCATCGGCTTCAACGTCCGGCCGCAGAACCGGATGGTCGAAGACCTGGCCGACCGCGAAGGCGTCGACATCAGGTACTACTCGGTCATCTACTCGGCCATCGAGGAGATCGAGGCAGCGCTCAAGGGCATGCTGCGTCCGGAGTACGAGGAATCGCAGCTCGGCACCGCGGAGATCCGGGAAGTGTTCCGCTCTTCGCGCGTCGGAAGCATCGCTGGTTGCATGGTGACCAGCGGTATCATGCGCCGCAACGCCTCGGCTCGGCTTATCCGGGACGGCGTCGTCGTGGCGGAGAAGCTGTCCATCGATTCGCTCCGGCGGGTCAAGGACGACGTCACCGAGGTCCGTGACGGGTTCGAGTGCGGTATCAGCCTCGGGTCTTACAACGACATCCATGTCGGCGACGTCATCGAGACCTTCGAGATGAAGGAGAAGCCGCGCGGCTAG
- a CDS encoding CapA family protein, producing the protein MNFARTSLVVILGGAAVFLAGCDGGEQPDAAEASPPARTTAPEETSPTPTPTPTPEPNPREFSVVGTGDVLLHERLWSQARRDADPDGTWNFAPQLRHVEPVVSGADLAICHLEVPIAPEDGPFEGYPTFSGPPQIVPALAETGYDACTTASNHTFDQGAGGVDRTLDALDDAGLAHAGSARTEEEAEEQTIISVETEEGPVDVGLISYTYGFNGIPYPNGEEWRSNLIDEDEILADAEAARDEGAEVVVVSMHWGDEYVHEPNAQQLELAPSLIESPDVDLILGHHAHVVQPMESFDGQWVVYGLGNLMANHAQPEGPRSEGLLARLTFTENLEDGGFETSAAEYLPLYQTYEPPVEVLHVPGALASGDYGTAGEARLEEALERTVSVVESRDGADRGLTMIDAD; encoded by the coding sequence GTGAACTTTGCGCGAACTTCCCTGGTGGTCATACTTGGCGGCGCAGCGGTGTTCCTGGCAGGCTGCGACGGCGGTGAGCAGCCCGACGCCGCCGAAGCGAGCCCTCCGGCCAGGACAACCGCGCCTGAGGAAACGTCGCCCACACCCACCCCGACACCCACACCTGAGCCGAACCCGCGGGAATTCAGTGTGGTGGGCACCGGTGATGTCCTCCTGCACGAACGGCTATGGAGCCAGGCGCGGCGAGACGCCGATCCGGACGGAACGTGGAACTTCGCGCCGCAGCTCCGGCATGTGGAGCCGGTCGTCAGCGGGGCTGATCTCGCGATTTGCCACCTCGAAGTGCCGATCGCCCCGGAAGACGGCCCGTTCGAGGGATACCCGACGTTCTCGGGCCCACCGCAGATCGTGCCGGCCCTGGCCGAGACGGGATACGACGCCTGTACCACCGCGTCGAACCACACCTTCGATCAGGGTGCCGGTGGCGTCGATCGCACCCTCGACGCCCTCGACGACGCCGGTCTCGCGCACGCCGGATCAGCGCGCACTGAGGAAGAAGCCGAGGAGCAGACCATCATTTCGGTGGAGACCGAGGAAGGCCCCGTCGACGTCGGGCTGATCTCGTACACGTACGGGTTCAACGGCATCCCTTATCCGAACGGTGAGGAGTGGCGAAGCAACCTGATCGACGAGGACGAAATCCTCGCCGATGCCGAAGCCGCGCGGGACGAAGGCGCTGAGGTCGTCGTCGTGTCGATGCACTGGGGTGACGAGTATGTGCACGAGCCCAACGCTCAGCAACTCGAGCTCGCACCGTCGCTGATCGAATCCCCGGACGTCGACTTGATCCTGGGGCACCACGCGCACGTCGTCCAGCCGATGGAGAGTTTCGACGGCCAGTGGGTCGTGTACGGCTTGGGCAATCTGATGGCCAACCACGCGCAGCCGGAAGGGCCCCGATCAGAGGGCCTGCTGGCAAGGTTGACTTTCACCGAGAATCTCGAGGACGGCGGATTCGAGACCTCGGCGGCCGAGTACCTGCCCCTGTACCAGACGTACGAGCCTCCAGTAGAGGTTTTGCATGTGCCTGGTGCGCTGGCCAGCGGCGACTACGGCACCGCCGGCGAGGCGCGACTCGAGGAGGCCCTCGAGCGGACCGTGTCCGTGGTCGAGAGCCGGGACGGTGCGGACCGCGGTCTGACCATGATCGACGCCGACTGA
- the rimP gene encoding ribosome maturation factor RimP, translated as MSPADRDLLHKIVGPVVEGEGLDLEDLKVSQAGRRSRLQIIVDADGGVDLDRCAEVSREISRVLDETNAMGEAPYTLEVSSPGISRPLTQPRHWSRATGRLVRVELADGSDVTGRVEAADDAAAVLDIEGSTRKIMYGEVTKARVQVEFNRVADTDAETG; from the coding sequence GTGAGTCCGGCTGATCGTGACCTCCTGCACAAGATTGTCGGGCCGGTCGTCGAAGGCGAAGGGCTGGATCTCGAAGACCTCAAGGTGTCCCAAGCGGGGCGCCGGAGCCGGCTTCAGATCATCGTCGATGCCGACGGCGGCGTCGACCTCGACCGCTGCGCCGAAGTGTCCCGGGAGATCTCCCGGGTGCTCGACGAGACCAACGCCATGGGCGAGGCCCCGTACACCCTCGAGGTGAGTTCGCCGGGCATCTCGCGCCCGCTCACGCAGCCGCGACACTGGTCCCGCGCCACCGGGCGGCTGGTACGGGTCGAACTCGCCGACGGAAGCGATGTCACGGGGCGAGTGGAGGCGGCGGACGACGCGGCTGCCGTGCTGGATATCGAGGGTTCCACCCGGAAAATCATGTACGGTGAAGTGACCAAAGCACGCGTGCAGGTCGAGTTCAACCGCGTCGCCGACACCGACGCCGAAACGGGGTGA
- the nusA gene encoding transcription termination factor NusA, translating to MDIDLALLRALEREKDIPFDRVVEAIERALLLAYQRSEVAQPQARVVLDRKTGHVTVWAQETGEDGAVVREWDDTPAGFGRIAATTAKQEILQRFRDAEDEANFGEFLGKEGDIVSGTIQQGSDPRSVQVDLGRIEATLPSAEQVPGERYEHGSRIRCYVVQVRKGLRGPVVTLSRSHPNLVKKLFSLEVPEIADGTVEIAAIAREAGHRTKIAVHSTVAGVNAKGACIGPMGSRVRAVMTELNGEKIDIVDWSEDPAELVAHALSPARVQSVEVVDPVARAARVIVPDFQLSLAIGREGQNARLAARLTGWRIDIRPDTQPEESVTAVRPGDAG from the coding sequence GTGGACATTGACCTAGCCCTTCTTCGGGCTCTGGAGCGGGAGAAAGACATCCCGTTCGACCGCGTCGTCGAGGCCATCGAGCGAGCCTTGCTGCTCGCTTATCAGCGCTCCGAGGTCGCGCAGCCGCAGGCCCGGGTCGTACTCGATCGCAAGACCGGCCACGTGACGGTCTGGGCTCAAGAAACCGGCGAAGACGGAGCCGTTGTCCGGGAATGGGACGACACCCCGGCTGGATTCGGGCGAATTGCGGCCACCACTGCCAAGCAGGAGATCCTGCAGCGCTTCCGCGATGCCGAAGACGAAGCCAACTTCGGTGAGTTTCTCGGCAAGGAAGGCGACATCGTCTCCGGCACCATCCAGCAGGGCAGCGACCCCCGCTCGGTTCAGGTCGACCTCGGCCGGATCGAGGCGACCTTGCCCAGTGCTGAGCAGGTGCCGGGCGAACGCTACGAGCACGGCAGCCGAATCCGTTGTTACGTCGTTCAAGTCCGCAAAGGACTCCGTGGCCCGGTCGTCACGTTGTCACGCAGCCACCCCAACCTGGTGAAGAAGCTGTTCTCACTCGAGGTGCCCGAGATCGCCGACGGCACCGTCGAAATCGCCGCGATCGCCCGTGAGGCCGGACACCGCACCAAGATCGCGGTCCATTCCACCGTCGCGGGTGTGAATGCCAAGGGCGCGTGCATCGGTCCGATGGGCTCCCGAGTGCGAGCCGTGATGACCGAGTTGAACGGTGAGAAGATCGACATCGTCGATTGGTCGGAGGACCCTGCCGAACTCGTCGCGCACGCGCTTTCTCCCGCGCGGGTTCAAAGCGTTGAAGTCGTCGACCCCGTGGCCAGGGCCGCTCGGGTCATCGTGCCGGACTTCCAGCTGTCGCTGGCCATCGGCCGCGAGGGGCAGAACGCGCGGCTGGCGGCCCGCCTGACCGGCTGGCGAATCGACATCCGCCCGGACACCCAGCCCGAGGAATCGGTCACGGCAGTTCGCCCAGGCGACGCCGGCTAG
- a CDS encoding YlxR family protein: MVSQGRTAGRVPIRTCVGCRSRAEKNELLRVVADGPGPVSELVPDPDGLLPGRGAYIHVNPGCLDVAVRRRAFARAFRRAGPLDASVVRRWLESETPNGASPGRTDTRRPRLIGQEEGDTT, encoded by the coding sequence ATGGTGTCGCAAGGCCGTACGGCCGGGCGGGTGCCTATCCGAACCTGTGTAGGTTGCCGTTCCCGTGCGGAAAAGAACGAGCTGCTGCGTGTCGTCGCCGACGGCCCGGGTCCGGTTTCGGAGCTGGTGCCTGACCCCGACGGCCTGCTCCCAGGGCGAGGCGCGTACATTCACGTCAACCCAGGGTGCCTGGACGTCGCCGTCCGGCGTCGGGCGTTCGCACGGGCATTTCGCCGTGCCGGACCGCTTGACGCTAGTGTGGTGCGTCGGTGGCTCGAAAGCGAGACCCCGAACGGGGCCTCTCCCGGTCGGACCGACACCCGTCGGCCCCGGCTGATTGGCCAGGAAGAAGGAGACACGACGTGA
- a CDS encoding DMT family transporter, which translates to MENNHVHVTAPSSARVGLLSVMAAGLFWGTGGLAGALLAERSGIEALAVAGYRLLIGGGLITAWLVFSGGLRALRTGPAGRRRLLVIGVVAAVFQACYFAAVELISVSLATLVTLGSAPLLVIVGESMIGRRRPAGRMTAAAGVALAGLTLLVGGPGDTSSGSVAAGAALALVSGGGFAVMTMLAARPVAGLPVLPMTGLAFCLGGLVVLPAGIVAGNAAVELQPVNIALLVYLGLVPTALAYTLYFAGLRSVPTGVASLIALLEPLTAAVLGALVLGDRLGPVGISGAVLVGVAVILVSNGESTTSGRTRRRRVAAARRQS; encoded by the coding sequence ATGGAAAACAATCACGTGCACGTGACCGCGCCCAGCTCGGCTCGGGTAGGCCTACTCAGCGTCATGGCCGCCGGGCTGTTCTGGGGGACCGGCGGGCTGGCTGGCGCGTTGCTGGCCGAGCGGTCCGGTATCGAAGCGCTGGCAGTGGCCGGATACCGGCTGCTGATCGGCGGTGGGCTGATCACCGCCTGGCTGGTCTTCAGCGGTGGGCTCCGGGCGCTGCGGACGGGCCCAGCCGGACGCCGCCGCCTGCTGGTGATCGGCGTGGTCGCCGCGGTGTTCCAAGCCTGCTATTTCGCGGCGGTCGAGCTGATCTCGGTCAGCCTGGCCACCCTGGTCACGCTCGGCTCGGCACCACTGCTTGTCATCGTCGGCGAGAGCATGATCGGCCGGCGGCGGCCCGCGGGCCGGATGACGGCGGCAGCTGGCGTCGCGCTGGCTGGACTCACCTTGCTCGTGGGAGGTCCGGGTGACACGTCCTCGGGCAGCGTTGCGGCCGGCGCCGCGCTCGCCTTGGTGTCGGGCGGCGGTTTCGCGGTGATGACGATGCTCGCTGCCCGGCCGGTGGCCGGGCTGCCGGTCCTGCCGATGACCGGCTTGGCGTTCTGTCTCGGCGGCCTGGTAGTGCTGCCGGCCGGAATCGTAGCCGGCAACGCGGCTGTCGAACTCCAGCCGGTGAATATCGCGTTGCTCGTGTACCTCGGCCTGGTTCCCACCGCGCTGGCCTACACCCTGTACTTCGCCGGTCTGCGCAGCGTGCCGACCGGTGTGGCTTCGCTGATCGCGTTGCTCGAACCGCTGACCGCCGCGGTACTGGGTGCTCTCGTGCTCGGTGACCGGCTGGGGCCGGTGGGTATCAGCGGAGCTGTGCTGGTAGGGGTGGCCGTGATTCTTGTGTCCAATGGCGAGTCCACGACGAGCGGGCGCACGCGACGCCGGCGGGTCGCCGCGGCGAGACGTCAGTCCTGA
- a CDS encoding ferritin-like domain-containing protein yields MSAAPATSGAVSSDAVIDALQSALAGEHACVYGYGVVGSYLSDDAQAGARRALEIHERRRDDLRARLLALDAEPVAALAAYTLPFAVDDGSSARELAGVLEERLGALYADLIGVGAEGDLREFATGAMADTAVRAVRWGAEPTAFPGLQGRPGMPVPEDESGQD; encoded by the coding sequence ATGAGTGCCGCCCCGGCCACCTCCGGCGCGGTCTCGTCCGATGCGGTGATCGACGCGCTCCAGTCCGCACTCGCCGGCGAGCATGCCTGCGTGTACGGGTATGGAGTGGTCGGCTCGTATCTGAGCGACGATGCCCAAGCAGGTGCCCGCCGTGCCCTTGAGATCCACGAGCGCCGGCGAGACGACCTGCGTGCTCGCCTGCTGGCGCTCGACGCGGAACCGGTCGCCGCTCTAGCCGCGTACACCCTGCCGTTTGCCGTGGACGACGGTAGCTCCGCCCGTGAGCTGGCCGGCGTGCTCGAGGAGCGCCTTGGCGCTTTGTACGCCGATCTGATCGGCGTCGGCGCCGAAGGTGACCTACGCGAGTTCGCCACCGGCGCCATGGCTGACACTGCCGTGCGGGCCGTTCGATGGGGCGCCGAGCCGACGGCATTTCCCGGCTTACAAGGCCGGCCGGGAATGCCGGTGCCGGAAGACGAATCCGGTCAGGACTGA
- a CDS encoding proline--tRNA ligase, giving the protein MVMRMSTLFLRTLREDPVDAEVVSHKLLVRAGYVRRAAPGIYSWLPLGYRVLRNVEAIVREEMDAIGAQEVHFPALLPKEPYEASNRWEEYGDSVFRLQDRKKADYLLGPTHEEMFTLLVKDLYSSYKDLPLSLYQIQTKYRDEARPRAGILRGREFVMKDSYSFDVSDESFMRSYQAHREAYIKIFDRLGLDYVIVDAMSGAMGGSASEEFLANAASGEDTYVRSPGGYAANVEAVHTVVPPPVPYDDAPAAHVEDTPDTPTIETLVDHLNERFPRTDRPWSAADTLKNVLVMLKHPDGSREPLAIGVPGDRDVDEKRLGAQVEPAALDVFTEDDFAAYPTLAKGYIGPGVLGEKNASGIRFLVDPRVVEGTRWVTGADAPGKHVLDLVAGRDFTPDGTIEAAEVREGDPAPDGSGPLELARGIEMGHIFQLGRKYSEALGLQVLDENGKLVTVTMGSYGVGVSRAVAAIVENSHDDAGIIWPREVSPADIHLVATGKDDAVFDAAGQLAADLEASGVSVLYDDRRGVSPGVKFKDSELVGVPTIVVVGRGLVDGLIEVKDRRSGERTEVPLSDAVAHLRSLLRS; this is encoded by the coding sequence GTGGTCATGCGCATGTCGACCCTGTTCCTGCGGACCCTGCGGGAAGACCCTGTCGACGCTGAGGTGGTCAGCCACAAACTTCTCGTCCGTGCGGGGTACGTCCGGCGCGCCGCTCCGGGGATCTACAGCTGGCTGCCGCTGGGTTATCGGGTGCTGCGCAACGTGGAGGCGATCGTCCGCGAAGAGATGGACGCCATCGGCGCTCAGGAAGTGCATTTCCCGGCGCTGCTGCCGAAGGAGCCGTACGAGGCCAGCAACCGGTGGGAGGAGTACGGAGACAGCGTCTTCCGGCTTCAGGACCGCAAGAAGGCGGATTACCTCCTCGGCCCCACGCACGAGGAAATGTTCACCCTGCTGGTCAAGGACCTGTACTCGTCGTACAAGGACCTGCCGCTGTCGCTGTACCAGATCCAGACCAAATACCGCGACGAGGCGCGTCCCCGGGCGGGGATTCTGCGCGGGCGCGAGTTCGTTATGAAGGACTCTTACTCGTTCGACGTCAGCGACGAGTCGTTCATGCGCTCCTATCAGGCGCATCGCGAGGCCTACATCAAGATCTTCGACCGGCTCGGGCTGGATTACGTCATCGTCGACGCGATGTCGGGTGCCATGGGCGGCTCGGCCAGCGAAGAGTTCCTGGCCAACGCGGCCAGTGGCGAGGACACCTATGTGCGCTCGCCCGGTGGTTACGCCGCCAACGTGGAGGCGGTTCACACGGTGGTGCCGCCGCCGGTGCCATACGACGACGCGCCCGCCGCACATGTCGAGGACACCCCGGACACACCGACCATCGAGACGCTGGTCGATCACCTGAACGAGCGTTTCCCGCGCACCGATCGGCCCTGGTCGGCTGCCGATACGCTGAAGAACGTCCTGGTCATGCTCAAGCATCCCGACGGCAGCCGCGAACCGTTGGCCATCGGGGTACCCGGCGACCGCGACGTCGACGAGAAACGCCTCGGCGCGCAGGTGGAACCGGCTGCTCTGGATGTGTTCACCGAGGACGATTTCGCGGCATACCCGACGCTGGCCAAGGGTTACATCGGTCCGGGTGTACTGGGCGAGAAGAACGCTTCGGGCATCCGGTTCCTGGTCGATCCACGCGTGGTTGAAGGTACCCGGTGGGTCACCGGTGCCGACGCGCCCGGCAAACACGTGCTCGACCTGGTGGCCGGGCGCGATTTCACCCCGGACGGCACCATCGAGGCCGCAGAGGTCCGGGAGGGCGACCCCGCGCCGGACGGTTCCGGCCCGCTGGAACTGGCCCGGGGGATCGAGATGGGGCACATCTTCCAGCTCGGCCGCAAGTACTCCGAAGCGCTGGGGCTGCAGGTGCTGGACGAGAACGGCAAACTCGTCACGGTGACCATGGGCTCATATGGCGTGGGGGTCTCCCGTGCCGTGGCGGCGATCGTGGAGAACTCGCACGACGACGCCGGGATCATCTGGCCTCGCGAGGTGTCGCCGGCCGACATCCACCTGGTCGCCACCGGCAAGGACGACGCCGTGTTCGACGCCGCGGGCCAGCTCGCCGCGGATCTCGAAGCTTCGGGCGTCAGTGTGCTGTACGACGATCGCCGGGGCGTCAGCCCGGGGGTGAAGTTCAAGGACTCCGAGCTGGTGGGGGTGCCCACCATCGTTGTTGTCGGCCGCGGCCTGGTCGACGGACTCATCGAGGTGAAGGATCGCCGCAGTGGCGAGCGTACCGAGGTCCCTCTGTCCGACGCGGTCGCCCACCTTCGCTCGCTTCTGCGCTCCTGA
- a CDS encoding GNAT family N-acetyltransferase, producing MRVLSPQDFPAVAGLLDRDPVVDVFVGARVHASKLASGRLGGELWGFYERAELVSACYAGANLVPVQATPAAARTFADMAARRGRRCSSLVGPADAVMTMWDLLRPEWGPAREVRASQPVMALTSGPDVPPDPEVRRVEPDEIDVLHPAAVAMFTEEVGISPNGSDGGAYYRARLVELIRAGRSFARFEDGEVVFKAEIGAVTPRACQVQGVWVRPDRRGRGLAAGGMAAVVAHALRDIAPAVSLYVNDYNHAALGTYRRVGFREVGCFATVMF from the coding sequence ATGCGGGTGCTCAGCCCGCAAGATTTTCCGGCCGTGGCCGGGTTGCTCGACCGAGACCCAGTGGTGGATGTCTTCGTCGGCGCACGAGTCCACGCGTCCAAGCTGGCCTCGGGGCGCCTTGGTGGCGAGCTGTGGGGATTCTACGAGCGCGCCGAGCTGGTGTCGGCGTGTTACGCCGGCGCCAATCTCGTGCCGGTGCAGGCCACGCCCGCGGCGGCGCGGACCTTCGCGGACATGGCCGCGCGCCGTGGGCGGCGCTGTTCATCGCTGGTTGGACCGGCCGATGCCGTCATGACCATGTGGGATCTGCTGCGTCCGGAGTGGGGGCCTGCTCGAGAAGTCCGGGCGTCTCAGCCGGTGATGGCTCTGACTAGCGGACCAGACGTCCCGCCCGACCCAGAGGTCCGGCGCGTCGAGCCGGACGAGATCGACGTGCTGCACCCAGCGGCGGTGGCGATGTTCACCGAAGAGGTCGGGATCTCGCCCAACGGCAGCGACGGTGGTGCCTACTACCGGGCCCGGTTGGTAGAGCTGATCCGCGCCGGGCGTTCGTTCGCCCGGTTCGAGGACGGCGAGGTCGTGTTCAAGGCCGAGATCGGGGCCGTCACTCCTCGCGCTTGTCAGGTACAAGGGGTATGGGTGCGGCCCGACCGGCGCGGGCGCGGACTCGCCGCCGGCGGAATGGCCGCCGTCGTGGCTCATGCGCTTCGCGACATCGCCCCCGCCGTGTCGCTCTACGTGAACGACTACAACCATGCCGCCCTGGGGACGTACCGGCGAGTCGGTTTCCGCGAGGTCGGGTGTTTCGCAACCGTAATGTTCTAG